Proteins encoded within one genomic window of Halomonas sp. YLGW01:
- a CDS encoding LysE family transporter produces MPMTLWLSLAAVCAMGAMSPGPSLALVLRHTLGGGRLPGVAAALAHALGVGLYALLTVWGLGAVIARHPMLFQVITWGGAAYLAWLGVQALRAGRASALKAEGVATSRAQAARDGVLVALGNPKLILFFVALLSQFVSPEMSVAAKAVIVATAMVIDGGWYVLVAVAFSHSAVLPWLQARAHWLNRITGVILLGLALRVVLG; encoded by the coding sequence ATGCCGATGACCCTGTGGCTGTCGCTGGCGGCCGTCTGTGCCATGGGCGCCATGTCGCCCGGACCGAGCCTCGCCCTGGTGCTGCGCCACACCCTGGGCGGCGGCCGGTTGCCCGGCGTGGCGGCGGCCCTGGCCCATGCCTTGGGCGTCGGGCTCTATGCGCTGCTGACCGTCTGGGGGCTGGGCGCCGTGATCGCCAGGCATCCGATGCTGTTTCAGGTCATCACCTGGGGCGGGGCCGCCTACCTGGCCTGGCTCGGGGTGCAGGCGCTACGGGCCGGCCGGGCGTCTGCCCTCAAGGCCGAGGGCGTGGCCACCAGCCGTGCCCAGGCCGCCAGGGACGGCGTGCTGGTGGCGCTGGGCAATCCCAAGCTGATTCTGTTCTTCGTCGCCTTGCTCAGTCAGTTCGTCAGCCCGGAGATGAGCGTGGCGGCCAAGGCCGTGATCGTCGCCACCGCCATGGTCATCGACGGCGGCTGGTACGTGCTGGTGGCGGTGGCATTCTCTCACTCCGCCGTGCTGCCCTGGCTGCAGGCCCGCGCCCACTGGCTCAACCGTATTACCGGCGTGATCCTGCTGGGTCTGGCGCTCCGCGTGGTACTCGGCTAG
- a CDS encoding EAL domain-containing response regulator gives MPMDEAPLAVVVDTDLDVVVALSLHLRTLGLETHHLEQPCELLACLSRLRPRLVILDLEIDGEEGIDILRHLAEAGYRGAVMLLSGVNPKVMRIAERMGRTLGLLMLDSLSKPYRLDGLRDSLEGLQMPPHDVMSRQGDQGWEREEIKRALADEEFQVHYQPQFDLGSQDVSGVEVLVRWQHPRLGLLWPSRFLHLMTLEQSRLMTRQIVTQVALDARRWQAAGHQLSVSINVSPNELIHGELVPLMDELQRSLGRRLPLVLEITESDAMQDELLGSEIAARLHLLGMELSVDDFGIGFSSLARLQLLPISEVKIDRGFVRHLDDNPQDAAIVEAVALLGQRLGIRVVAEGVESLESLIRLSRFGCTHAQGFALAKPMPVDRLIDLLASLGSHQAPSVQRDRRPALGRHDRPRLVSTYQ, from the coding sequence ATGCCAATGGATGAGGCGCCACTGGCCGTGGTGGTCGACACAGATCTCGACGTGGTGGTCGCCCTGTCGCTGCATCTGCGTACCTTGGGGCTCGAGACGCACCACCTCGAGCAGCCCTGTGAACTTCTGGCCTGCCTCTCCCGCCTGCGCCCGCGGCTGGTGATCCTCGACCTGGAGATCGACGGGGAGGAGGGCATCGATATCCTGCGCCACCTGGCCGAGGCCGGGTATCGTGGTGCGGTGATGCTGCTCAGCGGGGTGAACCCCAAGGTGATGCGGATCGCCGAGCGGATGGGGCGGACCCTTGGGCTGCTGATGCTCGATTCGCTCAGCAAGCCCTATCGCCTCGACGGGCTGCGCGACAGTCTGGAGGGGCTGCAGATGCCGCCGCATGATGTCATGAGCCGTCAGGGGGACCAGGGATGGGAGCGGGAAGAGATCAAGCGCGCCCTGGCCGATGAGGAGTTCCAGGTCCATTATCAGCCGCAGTTCGATCTCGGCTCTCAGGACGTCAGCGGCGTCGAGGTGCTGGTGCGCTGGCAGCATCCGCGGCTTGGGCTGCTCTGGCCCAGTCGCTTTCTGCACCTGATGACCCTCGAGCAGTCGCGCCTGATGACGCGCCAGATCGTCACCCAGGTCGCCCTTGACGCCCGTCGCTGGCAGGCGGCCGGCCACCAGCTGTCGGTCTCGATCAATGTCTCCCCCAACGAGCTGATCCATGGCGAGCTGGTGCCGCTGATGGACGAGCTGCAGCGCTCGCTGGGTCGCCGTCTGCCGCTGGTGCTGGAGATCACCGAGAGTGATGCCATGCAGGACGAGCTGCTCGGCAGCGAGATCGCCGCTCGGCTGCATCTGCTCGGCATGGAGCTGTCGGTGGATGATTTCGGCATCGGCTTCTCGTCCCTGGCACGCCTTCAGCTGCTGCCGATCAGCGAGGTCAAGATCGATCGCGGCTTCGTGCGCCACCTCGACGACAATCCTCAGGATGCGGCGATCGTCGAGGCGGTGGCGCTGCTCGGCCAGCGCCTCGGCATTCGCGTCGTGGCCGAGGGCGTCGAGTCCCTCGAGAGCCTGATACGGCTGTCGCGCTTCGGCTGCACCCATGCTCAGGGCTTCGCGCTGGCCAAGCCGATGCCGGTTGACCGCCTGATCGACTTGCTGGCCAGTCTGGGCAGCCATCAGGCGCCGTCGGTGCAGCGTGACAGGAGGCCGGCCTTGGGCCGCCACGACCGGCCGCGCCTCGTGTCGACCTACCAGTAA
- a CDS encoding methyl-accepting chemotaxis protein: MQTKILMLVLVPLLLITLVLVGGNTYQSIQSSQENLAQQREKLLQARQQAVKDVVLAAKSAIAPIYEQAGPNDEQAKARAAEMLRSIRFDGDNYIFAYRNDGTSLVQPKNRTLEGQNLIDLQGPDGRYLVREMIEKAEGGGGFNSFPWPHPTTQQDETKYAYAVALEKWDWMLGAGVYAVDAEEAMADARAVARANLRASILTSLLMALALFLAVAVLTSWLVRRTLQPIRSAAEAMGDIASGRGDLTQRLTVATHDEVGQLAEGFNRFVSRMQDTLREVRASTRHVGQAATEMEQGSQELATRTEQAAANLQQTSASMEEITSTVDHSAQSAQQANQLVQGTAEVARKGESAMQQVERTMADIHESSSKVSDIVSMIDSIAFQTNILALNASVEAARAGEHGRGFAVVAEEVRTLASRSSDASKEIRGLIDTSAAHTESGAELVRNAGTTMQEIAESVAKVTDVIGEISAGAREQSTGIGQVNTAVTEMDTMTQQNAAMVQQSTTTASQMRDQAEQLQRLLGSFVLGEDDAASSYRKEAPALPSASVRQRSASTAAEEQWQAF, translated from the coding sequence TTGCAGACCAAGATCTTGATGCTGGTGTTGGTGCCGCTGTTGTTGATCACCCTTGTCCTGGTAGGGGGGAATACCTACCAGAGCATTCAGTCTTCCCAAGAAAATCTGGCCCAGCAGCGCGAAAAACTGCTGCAAGCTCGACAGCAGGCGGTGAAGGACGTGGTGCTGGCCGCGAAGAGCGCGATCGCGCCCATCTATGAGCAGGCTGGCCCCAACGATGAGCAGGCCAAGGCTCGCGCGGCAGAGATGCTGCGCTCGATTCGCTTCGATGGCGATAACTACATCTTTGCCTATCGCAATGATGGGACTAGCCTCGTGCAGCCCAAGAACCGCACCTTGGAAGGACAGAACCTGATCGACCTTCAGGGACCCGATGGGCGCTATCTCGTTCGTGAGATGATCGAGAAGGCCGAGGGAGGCGGTGGGTTTAATAGCTTTCCCTGGCCGCACCCGACCACTCAGCAGGACGAGACCAAGTATGCCTACGCGGTGGCGCTGGAAAAATGGGACTGGATGTTGGGCGCCGGCGTCTATGCGGTGGATGCGGAAGAGGCCATGGCAGACGCCCGGGCGGTGGCTCGCGCCAACCTGCGGGCGTCGATCCTCACTTCCCTGCTGATGGCGCTGGCGCTGTTCCTCGCCGTCGCGGTGCTGACGAGCTGGCTGGTCAGGCGCACCCTGCAGCCGATCCGCTCCGCCGCCGAGGCGATGGGCGACATCGCCAGTGGCCGGGGCGACCTGACCCAGCGGCTGACCGTCGCGACCCATGACGAGGTGGGCCAGCTGGCCGAAGGCTTCAATCGGTTCGTCTCGCGGATGCAGGACACTCTGCGCGAGGTGCGCGCCAGCACCCGCCACGTCGGCCAGGCGGCCACCGAGATGGAGCAGGGCAGCCAAGAGCTGGCGACCCGCACCGAGCAGGCGGCGGCCAATCTGCAGCAGACCTCGGCCTCCATGGAGGAGATCACCTCCACCGTCGATCACAGCGCTCAGTCGGCTCAGCAGGCCAATCAGCTGGTGCAAGGCACCGCCGAGGTGGCCCGCAAGGGCGAGTCGGCGATGCAGCAGGTCGAGCGCACCATGGCCGACATCCATGAGTCGTCCAGCAAGGTCAGCGACATCGTCAGCATGATCGATTCCATCGCCTTCCAGACCAATATCCTGGCGCTGAATGCCTCGGTGGAGGCGGCCCGCGCCGGCGAGCATGGCCGCGGCTTCGCGGTGGTCGCCGAGGAGGTGCGCACCCTGGCCAGTCGCTCGAGCGACGCCTCCAAGGAGATTCGCGGCCTGATCGACACCTCCGCCGCCCACACCGAGTCCGGTGCCGAGCTGGTGCGCAACGCGGGCACCACCATGCAGGAGATCGCCGAGAGCGTGGCCAAGGTCACCGACGTGATCGGCGAGATTTCCGCTGGCGCCAGGGAGCAGAGCACCGGCATCGGCCAGGTCAACACCGCCGTCACCGAGATGGATACCATGACCCAGCAGAATGCCGCCATGGTGCAGCAGTCGACCACCACGGCCAGCCAGATGCGCGATCAGGCCGAACAGCTGCAGCGCCTGCTTGGGTCCTTCGTGCTGGGCGAGGATGACGCGGCGTCGTCCTATCGTAAGGAGGCGCCGGCGTTGCCCTCGGCGTCCGTGCGCCAAAGGTCGGCATCCACGGCGGCCGAGGAGCAGTGGCAGGCCTTCTGA
- a CDS encoding LysR family transcriptional regulator: MVDESETSGTPQLGGALEDIRAFCTVVELGSISAAARELGETKGGVSRRISRLEGRLGAALLARTPRAVSATEEGMLFQAKARDALALLADATEGARLSRSVPQGLLRVTAPVDMGIDLLPPLVVAFQRRHPQIRIELLPTDTKLDLAANRIDLALRASADDLPDMNYRASRLADFQMCLYAAPDYLASHGHPGAPEALPEHALAICRALEGAAPLVLTDRRGRRSEIHAQPGLRTTDYSSLARLLAAGGGIGVLPDRIARPLLEAGRLARVLPEHHLAEGRLYAITLAGLEAPARVRVFRDFLREALNG, encoded by the coding sequence ATGGTTGATGAATCAGAAACCTCAGGCACCCCCCAGCTGGGTGGCGCCCTGGAGGATATTCGTGCCTTCTGCACGGTGGTGGAGCTGGGTTCGATCTCGGCGGCGGCGCGAGAGCTTGGCGAAACCAAGGGCGGGGTCAGCCGGCGCATCTCGCGACTGGAAGGTCGGCTCGGTGCGGCGCTGCTGGCACGGACTCCTCGGGCGGTCAGCGCCACCGAGGAAGGCATGTTGTTCCAGGCCAAGGCGCGGGATGCCCTGGCGTTGCTGGCCGACGCCACCGAGGGCGCTCGCCTCTCCCGCTCGGTGCCCCAGGGACTGCTGCGGGTCACCGCGCCGGTGGACATGGGCATCGACCTGCTGCCGCCGCTGGTGGTGGCCTTTCAGCGGCGCCATCCGCAGATCCGCATCGAGCTGCTGCCCACCGACACCAAGCTGGACCTGGCCGCCAACCGCATCGATCTGGCGCTGCGGGCCAGCGCCGATGATCTGCCCGACATGAATTATCGCGCCTCGCGCCTCGCCGACTTTCAGATGTGCCTCTATGCCGCGCCGGACTACCTCGCGAGCCACGGCCACCCCGGGGCACCGGAGGCGCTGCCCGAGCATGCGCTGGCGATCTGTCGTGCCCTCGAGGGCGCGGCGCCGCTGGTGTTGACCGATCGCCGCGGCCGGCGCAGCGAGATCCATGCCCAGCCCGGCCTACGCACCACCGACTACTCGAGCCTGGCCCGCCTGCTGGCGGCCGGCGGCGGGATCGGCGTACTGCCTGACCGGATCGCCAGGCCGCTGCTGGAGGCAGGCCGGCTCGCCCGGGTGCTGCCCGAGCACCATCTGGCCGAGGGACGGCTGTACGCCATCACCCTCGCCGGGCTCGAGGCGCCGGCGCGGGTGCGGGTGTTTCGGGACTTCCTGCGCGAGGCGCTGAACGGCTGA
- a CDS encoding methyl-accepting chemotaxis protein — protein sequence MWSLQTKILVMVLVPLLLITLALVGMSTYDNIQMTRQNLAEQREELLEGRQQSVKDVLLAAKSAIAPIYDQAGPNDEQAKARAAEILRSIRFEGDNYVFVFRNDGTNVAHANRDLEGKNLIDLQGPDGDYIISSLIEVAKAGGGFYEYSWPHPTTQQDEIKYSYVEQLEKWDWMLGTGVYAVDIDEAMVDAREVANNNLKHSIIISLLIALALFLAVAVLTSWLVKRTLQPIRSAAEAMGDIANGRGDLTQRLTVATHDEVGQLAEGFNRFVSRMQDTLREVRASTRHVGQAATEMEQGSQELATRTEQAAANLQQTSASMEEITSTVDHSAQSAQQANQLVQGTAEVARKGESAMQQVERTMADIHESSSKVSDIVSMIDSIAFQTNILALNASVEAARAGEHGRGFAVVAEEVRTLASRSSDASKEIRGLIDASAAHTESGAELVRNAGTTMQEIAESVAKVTDVIGEISAGAREQSTGIGQVNTAVTEMDTMTQQNAAMVQQSTTTASQMRDQAEQLQRLLGSFVLGEDDAAASYRKEAPALPSASGASSRSPAPVRQKSASTAAEEEWDAF from the coding sequence ATGTGGAGTCTGCAAACCAAGATACTGGTAATGGTGCTGGTGCCACTGTTGCTGATCACCCTTGCCCTGGTCGGGATGAGTACGTACGACAATATCCAGATGACCCGTCAGAATCTGGCGGAGCAGCGAGAAGAGCTGCTGGAAGGCCGACAGCAGTCGGTAAAGGATGTCCTGCTGGCCGCGAAGAGCGCTATCGCGCCGATCTATGACCAGGCTGGCCCCAACGATGAGCAGGCCAAGGCTCGCGCGGCGGAAATCCTGCGCTCGATCCGTTTCGAGGGCGACAACTATGTTTTCGTGTTTCGCAATGATGGCACCAACGTTGCCCATGCCAATCGTGATCTCGAGGGCAAGAACCTGATCGATCTGCAGGGGCCCGACGGTGATTACATCATCAGTTCACTGATCGAGGTGGCCAAGGCCGGCGGCGGTTTCTATGAGTACTCCTGGCCGCACCCCACGACCCAGCAGGATGAAATCAAGTACTCCTATGTCGAGCAGTTGGAGAAGTGGGACTGGATGCTGGGCACCGGCGTCTATGCGGTAGATATCGACGAGGCCATGGTGGATGCACGGGAAGTGGCAAACAATAACCTCAAGCACTCGATTATCATCTCTTTGCTGATCGCGCTGGCGTTGTTCCTCGCCGTCGCGGTACTGACGAGCTGGCTGGTCAAGCGCACCCTGCAGCCGATCCGTTCCGCCGCCGAGGCGATGGGCGATATCGCCAATGGCCGGGGCGACCTGACCCAGCGGCTGACCGTCGCGACCCACGACGAGGTGGGCCAGCTGGCCGAAGGCTTCAATCGGTTCGTCTCGCGGATGCAGGATACGCTACGCGAGGTGCGCGCCAGCACCCGCCACGTCGGCCAGGCGGCCACCGAGATGGAGCAGGGCAGCCAGGAACTGGCGACCCGTACCGAGCAGGCGGCGGCCAACCTGCAACAGACCTCGGCCTCCATGGAGGAGATCACCTCCACCGTCGATCACAGCGCTCAGTCGGCTCAGCAGGCCAATCAGCTGGTGCAGGGCACCGCCGAGGTGGCCCGCAAGGGCGAGTCGGCGATGCAGCAGGTCGAGCGCACCATGGCCGACATCCATGAGTCGTCGAGCAAGGTCAGCGACATCGTCAGCATGATCGATTCCATCGCCTTCCAGACCAACATCCTGGCGTTGAATGCCTCGGTGGAGGCGGCCCGCGCCGGCGAGCACGGCCGCGGCTTCGCGGTGGTCGCCGAGGAGGTGCGTACCCTGGCCAGTCGCTCGAGCGACGCCTCCAAGGAGATTCGCGGCCTGATCGACGCCTCCGCCGCCCACACCGAGTCCGGTGCCGAACTGGTGCGAAACGCGGGCACCACCATGCAGGAGATCGCCGAGAGCGTGGCCAAGGTCACCGACGTGATCGGCGAGATTTCCGCAGGCGCCAGGGAGCAGAGCACCGGCATCGGCCAGGTCAACACCGCCGTGACCGAGATGGACACTATGACCCAGCAGAACGCCGCCATGGTGCAGCAGTCGACCACCACGGCCAGCCAGATGCGCGATCAGGCCGAGCAGCTGCAGCGCCTGCTCGGGTCCTTCGTGCTGGGCGAGGATGACGCGGCGGCGTCGTATCGTAAGGAGGCGCCGGCGCTGCCCTCGGCGTCTGGTGCATCGTCGCGTTCCCCGGCGCCCGTGCGCCAAAAGTCGGCTTCCACGGCGGCCGAGGAGGAGTGGGACGCCTTCTGA
- a CDS encoding phosphodiesterase yields MIVLLMLLAAGVVRATGGTAYAYPYLMLAPVLVGAYWYALAGGLGVALAAGLLMALMPQDAALGIEQSLANVMIRLALYLLLGGVSGWLFLLRRRSAAQHRIIARTDPLSGLANQVALNEDLRRRLPPAGHQGRHTGLMLVRLTDLTDVIDALGLDAANELVLMLGERLERVVRGAPTAYRIHHDELALILEDVTPEDLARVAERLMAAGEESLPIHQVPVRVQLAMGSSIAQRAQAQASELLREARIALFTALRQRQGYRHFAEHLERHSRESLQLIARVRSALDRREFRLHYQPKIRLADGRVCGGEGLIRWQAADGQLISPGQFMPKVESTSLIYPVTHFVAREAGAFVQTCAGEGVISINLSVYNLYDEEFITLLRELVAQDGVAAERLEVEITETALIGDLEAARQAIQRIRDLGIGVSIDDFGTGYASFEYLQHLPLTGLKIDRSFVAHLEETPTTRKLMACMIDMGHALDLVVTAEGVETQGQADILRELGCDQAQGFFYARPLPAADYHAWCLANDAS; encoded by the coding sequence GTGATAGTTCTCCTGATGCTGCTGGCGGCCGGTGTTGTGCGTGCCACGGGCGGCACGGCCTATGCCTATCCCTACCTGATGCTGGCGCCGGTGCTGGTCGGTGCCTACTGGTATGCCTTGGCCGGTGGGCTCGGCGTGGCCCTGGCTGCCGGCCTGCTGATGGCCTTGATGCCGCAGGATGCGGCGCTGGGCATCGAGCAGAGCCTGGCCAATGTGATGATTCGCTTGGCGCTCTACCTGCTGCTGGGGGGCGTGTCCGGCTGGCTGTTCCTGCTGCGTCGTCGCTCCGCGGCTCAGCACCGGATCATCGCGCGCACCGATCCCCTGTCGGGGTTGGCCAATCAGGTGGCCCTCAACGAGGATCTGCGTCGCCGGCTGCCCCCCGCCGGCCATCAGGGGCGCCACACCGGCCTGATGCTGGTACGGCTCACCGACCTCACCGATGTCATCGATGCCTTGGGCCTGGATGCCGCCAACGAGCTGGTGCTGATGCTCGGTGAGCGGCTCGAGCGGGTGGTGCGCGGGGCGCCGACCGCCTATCGTATCCACCACGACGAGTTGGCGCTGATTCTCGAGGATGTCACGCCGGAGGATCTGGCGCGGGTGGCCGAGCGCCTGATGGCGGCCGGCGAGGAGAGCCTGCCCATTCACCAGGTGCCGGTGCGCGTCCAGCTGGCGATGGGCAGCAGTATCGCCCAGAGGGCTCAGGCTCAAGCAAGCGAGCTGTTACGCGAGGCCCGTATCGCCCTGTTCACCGCTCTTCGACAACGCCAGGGCTACCGGCACTTTGCCGAGCACCTGGAACGCCATTCCCGAGAGAGCCTGCAACTGATCGCGCGGGTACGCAGTGCCCTGGACAGGCGAGAGTTCAGGCTGCATTACCAGCCCAAGATTCGCCTCGCCGATGGCCGGGTCTGTGGCGGCGAGGGGCTGATTCGCTGGCAGGCCGCCGATGGCCAGCTGATTTCCCCCGGCCAGTTCATGCCCAAGGTCGAGAGCACCTCGCTGATCTATCCGGTCACCCATTTCGTCGCTCGGGAAGCCGGCGCCTTCGTGCAGACTTGTGCCGGCGAGGGCGTAATCAGCATCAACCTGTCGGTCTACAACCTCTATGACGAGGAATTCATCACCCTGCTGCGCGAGCTGGTCGCGCAAGACGGCGTGGCGGCCGAGCGGCTGGAGGTGGAAATCACCGAGACCGCGCTGATCGGGGATCTGGAGGCGGCGCGTCAGGCCATCCAACGCATCCGTGACCTTGGCATCGGCGTCAGCATCGATGATTTCGGCACGGGCTACGCGTCCTTCGAATACCTTCAGCACCTTCCGCTCACCGGCCTCAAGATCGATCGCAGCTTCGTCGCCCACCTGGAGGAGACGCCGACCACCCGCAAGCTGATGGCCTGCATGATCGACATGGGACATGCGCTGGATCTGGTGGTGACAGCCGAGGGGGTGGAGACGCAAGGGCAGGCGGATATTCTGCGCGAGCTGGGCTGCGATCAGGCGCAGGGCTTCTTCTATGCCCGGCCCCTGCCGGCCGCGGACTATCACGCCTGGTGCTTGGCCAACGACGCGAGTTGA
- a CDS encoding DoxX family protein — MNHNTHTTADTATSGPAIFSRLSGLSYPLIRVTAGLLLMPHGAQKLFGWFGGYGLEATGQFFAESLGMTPGVLFALLAGLVEFFGGLALVLGLLTRPAALGVMVLMGVALSVHIPNGFFWTSGGIEYPLMWGLVALGILLRGGGRLSLDAKLGLRI; from the coding sequence ATGAACCATAACACCCACACCACCGCTGACACTGCCACCTCCGGCCCGGCGATCTTTTCGCGCCTCTCGGGGCTGTCGTATCCGCTGATCCGCGTGACCGCCGGGCTGCTGCTGATGCCTCATGGCGCCCAGAAGCTGTTCGGCTGGTTCGGCGGCTATGGCCTGGAGGCCACGGGGCAGTTCTTCGCCGAGAGCCTCGGCATGACGCCTGGGGTGCTGTTTGCCCTGCTGGCCGGCCTGGTCGAATTCTTCGGCGGCCTGGCGCTGGTGCTTGGCCTGCTGACGCGTCCGGCGGCGCTGGGCGTGATGGTGCTGATGGGCGTGGCACTTAGCGTACATATTCCCAACGGCTTCTTCTGGACCAGCGGCGGCATCGAGTACCCGCTGATGTGGGGCCTGGTCGCCCTAGGGATCCTGCTGCGCGGCGGCGGCCGCTTGTCGCTGGATGCCAAGCTAGGCCTCAGGATCTGA
- a CDS encoding class III extradiol ring-cleavage dioxygenase, giving the protein MAPSSFSSSRALSRSLTRPLPTVFLPHGAGPCFFMDWQPAGLWDAMAGWLSGLSEALKVKPRALLVISAHWQAEMFTVNAQATPPLYYDYYGFPEHTYRLRWPVSGAPALAAEVRERLAGAGMPSGEEHRRGLDHGVFIPLKLVFPEAEVPVVQLSLKAGLDPAEHLALGRALAPLREQGVLIIGSGMSYHNMARLKRGDAAVDPDSRAFDAWLSETVALPREAREERLRQWEAAPGARVSHPEEEHLLPLFVAAGSGGDSPGVKVFEDEVMGSVQSAFVFGRA; this is encoded by the coding sequence ATGGCTCCTTCGTCTTTCTCTTCTTCCCGCGCTCTTTCTCGCTCTCTCACTCGGCCTTTGCCCACGGTGTTTCTGCCCCACGGCGCCGGTCCCTGCTTCTTCATGGATTGGCAGCCAGCCGGCCTCTGGGACGCCATGGCCGGCTGGCTGAGTGGGCTCAGCGAGGCGCTGAAGGTAAAGCCTCGGGCGCTGCTGGTGATCTCCGCCCACTGGCAGGCCGAGATGTTCACCGTCAACGCTCAGGCGACACCGCCGCTCTATTACGACTACTACGGCTTTCCCGAGCACACCTACCGGCTGCGCTGGCCGGTGTCGGGCGCCCCTGCGCTGGCTGCCGAGGTGCGGGAGCGGCTGGCCGGGGCGGGAATGCCGAGCGGCGAGGAGCATCGGCGCGGGCTCGACCATGGGGTATTCATCCCGCTCAAGCTGGTCTTCCCCGAGGCCGAAGTGCCGGTGGTTCAGCTGTCGCTGAAGGCGGGGCTAGACCCCGCCGAGCACCTGGCGTTGGGGCGCGCCCTGGCGCCGTTGCGCGAGCAGGGCGTGCTGATCATCGGCAGCGGCATGAGCTATCACAACATGGCTCGGCTCAAGCGCGGCGATGCGGCGGTCGACCCGGATTCCCGGGCCTTCGATGCCTGGCTATCCGAGACCGTGGCGCTGCCGCGAGAGGCCCGCGAGGAGCGCCTGCGCCAGTGGGAGGCCGCACCGGGTGCCCGGGTATCCCACCCGGAAGAGGAACATCTGCTGCCCCTGTTCGTGGCCGCCGGTTCCGGCGGAGACAGCCCGGGAGTGAAGGTCTTCGAGGACGAGGTAATGGGCAGCGTGCAGTCGGCCTTCGTGTTCGGCAGGGCCTGA
- a CDS encoding methyl-accepting chemotaxis protein, whose amino-acid sequence MTTQTTRSSRWNLQTKMLVLVLVPLLLITLTLVGITTYDSVRSSQQNLAHQREELLESRQEAVKDVVLAAKSAIAPIYDQAGPNDEQAKARAAELLRSIRFDGDNYIFVYEFDGTNVVLPHAPDKEGTNLMGLQDAAGAYLVRDLIDTAKAGGGYYQYIWPHPETRQNEAKYSYVGQLEKWGWMLGAGVYAVDVEEAMAEARAVARANLQDSIRSELMMALALFLVVALVASWLVKRTLQPIRSAAEAMGDIANGRGDLTQRLTVATHDEVGQLAEGFNRFVSRMQDTLREVRASTRHVGQAATEIEQGSQELATRTEQAAANLQQTSASMEEITSTVDHSAQSAQQANQLVQGTAEVARKGESAMQQVERTMADIHESSSKVSDIVSMIDSIAFQTNILALNASVEAARAGEHGRGFAVVAEEVRTLASRSSDASKEIRGLIDASAAHTESGAELVRNAGTTMQEIAESVAKVTDVIGEISAGAREQSTGIGQVNTAVTEMDTMTQQNAAMVQQSTTTASQMRDQAEQLQRLLGSFVLGEDDAASTYRKGAPALPSASVRQRSASTAAEEEWQAF is encoded by the coding sequence AGTCGGCAGGAGGCGGTGAAGGACGTGGTGCTGGCTGCGAAGAGCGCCATCGCGCCCATCTATGACCAGGCTGGCCCCAACGATGAGCAGGCCAAGGCTCGCGCAGCGGAGCTGCTGCGCTCCATTCGCTTCGATGGCGACAACTATATCTTCGTCTACGAATTCGATGGCACCAACGTCGTACTGCCCCACGCGCCTGACAAGGAAGGCACCAACCTGATGGGGCTGCAGGATGCCGCCGGCGCCTATCTGGTCCGCGACCTGATCGACACCGCTAAGGCGGGGGGCGGCTACTATCAGTACATCTGGCCGCACCCTGAGACGCGCCAGAATGAAGCCAAGTATTCCTACGTTGGACAATTGGAAAAATGGGGCTGGATGCTGGGCGCCGGCGTCTATGCGGTGGACGTGGAAGAGGCGATGGCAGAAGCTCGGGCGGTGGCTCGCGCCAACCTGCAAGACTCGATCAGAAGTGAGCTGATGATGGCGCTGGCACTGTTCCTCGTCGTCGCGCTGGTGGCGAGCTGGCTGGTCAAGCGCACCCTGCAGCCGATCCGTTCCGCCGCCGAGGCGATGGGCGATATCGCCAATGGCCGGGGCGACCTGACCCAGCGGCTGACCGTCGCGACCCACGACGAGGTGGGCCAGCTGGCCGAAGGCTTCAATCGGTTCGTCTCGCGGATGCAGGATACGCTACGCGAGGTGCGCGCCAGCACCCGCCACGTCGGCCAGGCGGCCACCGAGATTGAGCAGGGCAGCCAGGAACTGGCGACCCGTACCGAGCAGGCGGCGGCCAACCTGCAACAGACCTCGGCCTCCATGGAGGAGATCACCTCCACCGTCGATCACAGCGCTCAGTCGGCTCAGCAGGCCAATCAGCTGGTGCAGGGCACCGCCGAGGTGGCCCGCAAGGGCGAGTCGGCGATGCAGCAGGTCGAGCGCACCATGGCCGACATCCATGAGTCGTCGAGCAAGGTCAGCGACATCGTCAGCATGATCGATTCCATCGCCTTCCAGACCAACATCCTGGCGTTGAATGCCTCGGTGGAGGCGGCCCGCGCCGGCGAGCACGGCCGCGGCTTCGCGGTGGTCGCCGAGGAGGTGCGCACCCTGGCCAGTCGCTCGAGCGACGCCTCCAAGGAGATTCGCGGCCTGATCGACGCCTCCGCCGCCCACACCGAGTCCGGTGCCGAGCTGGTGCGCAACGCGGGCACCACCATGCAGGAGATCGCCGAGAGCGTGGCCAAGGTCACCGACGTGATCGGCGAGATTTCCGCTGGCGCCAGGGAGCAGAGCACCGGCATCGGCCAGGTCAACACCGCCGTCACCGAGATGGATACCATGACCCAGCAGAACGCCGCCATGGTGCAGCAGTCGACCACCACGGCCAGCCAGATGCGCGATCAGGCCGAACAGCTGCAGCGCCTGCTTGGGTCCTTCGTGCTGGGCGAGGATGACGCGGCGTCGACCTATCGTAAGGGAGCGCCGGCGTTGCCCTCGGCGTCCGTGCGCCAACGGTCGGCATCCACGGCGGCCGAGGAGGAATGGCAGGCCTTCTGA